A genome region from Alistipes dispar includes the following:
- a CDS encoding 6-phosphogluconolactonase — MNNKYSLPKDGGLIAKSAPRDIIHRYEKIRTNVYENEYRAVQYVADNIVRAIRNYNEAHCSNGVYDETRPFVLGLTTGRTPLGLYSELVKRHKEGQISFRNVAVFSLDEFYPIRSTEQQSRNYRIHEEFINHIDILPENVHIPDGTIPEERISEYCDSYERAASRIDLMIIGVGEDGQIGFNEPGSYSRSRTRLVQLTYNTRKVQSGAFFGLENTPKMAITMGIETIMRADRIILMAWGENKTQIVQKVVEGEITGQVPASYLQAHPNIEVVIDENAAQMLTREQTPWLVGPCDWTPKFVRKAVVWLCGVVHKPILKLTYKDYIENSLGELLEQGRSYDQINIDVFNDLQHTITGWPGGKPNADDSTRPVASKPFPKRVVIFSPHPDDDVISMGGTFIRLVQQGHDVHVAYETSGNVAVHDDVVLQNIDTSRELGYGDHYAEVGRIIAGKKKGEPEPRALLDLKGSIRRAEARAAVRSFGLNPDTNAHFLNLPFYETGGIKKGQLTEKDIEIIVKLLREIKPHQIYAAGDLADPHGTHRTCMEAVLAALEVVRDDEWMKDCHLWLYRGAWMEWELGMVDMAVPLSPDELIMKRHAIYRHLSQKDIMPFPGDDPREFWQRAEERTQNTAKLYDQLGMAEYQAIEVFVKMF, encoded by the coding sequence ATGAACAACAAGTATTCACTTCCGAAAGACGGCGGCCTGATCGCGAAATCGGCCCCGCGCGACATCATCCATCGCTACGAGAAGATCCGCACGAACGTATATGAAAACGAATACCGCGCCGTGCAGTACGTCGCCGACAACATCGTCAGGGCGATCCGCAACTACAACGAGGCGCACTGTTCGAACGGCGTGTACGACGAGACGCGCCCCTTCGTGCTCGGCCTGACCACGGGCCGCACGCCGCTGGGGCTTTACAGCGAACTGGTGAAACGCCACAAGGAGGGCCAGATCAGCTTCCGCAACGTGGCCGTATTCAGCCTCGACGAATTCTACCCGATCCGCTCGACCGAGCAGCAGAGCCGCAACTACCGCATCCACGAGGAGTTCATCAACCACATCGACATCCTGCCCGAGAACGTACACATCCCCGACGGCACGATCCCCGAGGAGAGAATCTCGGAGTACTGCGACTCCTACGAGCGCGCCGCCTCGCGGATCGACCTCATGATCATCGGCGTCGGCGAGGACGGTCAGATCGGCTTCAACGAGCCGGGTTCCTACTCGCGTTCGCGCACGCGTCTCGTGCAGCTCACCTACAATACCCGCAAGGTGCAGTCGGGCGCCTTCTTCGGACTGGAGAACACCCCCAAGATGGCGATCACGATGGGTATCGAGACGATCATGCGCGCCGACCGCATCATCCTGATGGCCTGGGGCGAGAACAAGACGCAGATCGTGCAGAAGGTCGTCGAGGGCGAGATCACGGGACAGGTTCCCGCCTCGTACCTGCAGGCACACCCCAATATCGAGGTGGTGATCGACGAGAACGCCGCGCAGATGCTCACCCGCGAGCAGACGCCGTGGCTGGTGGGTCCCTGCGACTGGACGCCGAAGTTCGTGCGCAAGGCCGTGGTATGGCTTTGCGGCGTCGTGCACAAACCGATCCTGAAACTCACCTACAAGGACTACATCGAGAACTCGCTGGGCGAACTGCTCGAACAGGGCCGCAGCTACGACCAGATCAACATCGACGTCTTCAACGACCTGCAACACACCATCACGGGCTGGCCGGGCGGCAAACCCAACGCCGACGACTCGACGCGCCCCGTGGCATCGAAGCCCTTCCCCAAGCGCGTGGTGATCTTCTCGCCCCACCCCGACGACGACGTGATCTCGATGGGCGGCACGTTCATCCGCCTCGTGCAGCAGGGCCACGACGTGCACGTGGCCTACGAAACGTCGGGCAACGTGGCCGTACACGACGACGTCGTGTTGCAGAACATCGACACCTCGCGCGAACTGGGCTACGGCGACCACTACGCCGAAGTCGGGCGGATCATCGCCGGCAAGAAGAAGGGCGAACCCGAACCGCGCGCGCTGCTCGACCTCAAAGGCTCGATCCGCCGCGCCGAGGCCCGCGCCGCCGTGCGCTCGTTCGGTCTGAATCCCGACACCAACGCCCACTTCCTCAACCTGCCTTTCTACGAAACGGGCGGCATCAAGAAGGGCCAGCTCACGGAGAAGGACATCGAGATCATCGTCAAACTGCTGCGCGAGATCAAGCCTCACCAGATCTACGCCGCCGGCGACCTGGCCGATCCCCACGGCACGCACCGCACCTGCATGGAGGCCGTGCTCGCCGCGCTCGAGGTCGTCCGCGACGACGAGTGGATGAAGGATTGCCACCTGTGGCTCTACCGCGGCGCCTGGATGGAATGGGAGCTGGGCATGGTGGACATGGCCGTGCCCCTGTCGCCCGACGAGCTGATCATGAAGCGCCACGCCATCTACCGCCACCTGTCGCAGAAGGACATCATGCCCTTCCCGGGCGACGACCCCCGCGAGTTCTGGCAGCGCGCCGAAGAGCGCACGCAGAACACCGCGAAACTCTACGACCAGCTCGGCATGGCCGAATACCAGGCCATCGAGGTATTCGTCAAAATGTTCTGA
- the nagB gene encoding glucosamine-6-phosphate deaminase — MRLIIENTPQQVAQWAANYIIEQIRNKAQHTSSPFVLGLPTGSTPLETYKELIRRHKAGDVSFRNVITFNMDEYVGLPEEHPESYHSFMWNNFFKHIDILPENVNILNGNAEDLVKECADYEARIVEAGGIDLFMGGVGEDGHIAFNEPFSSLNSRTRVKTLTQDTIQVNSRFFGGDTNLVPKTALTVGVGTVLAAKKVLILATGPKKARAVRHGVEGSYNHQWTISALQVHPNGILICDEPAAGELRVATYRYFKDIEKENLI, encoded by the coding sequence ATGCGACTTATCATCGAAAACACCCCGCAGCAGGTGGCGCAATGGGCCGCCAACTACATCATCGAGCAGATCCGCAACAAGGCGCAGCACACCTCGTCGCCCTTCGTGCTGGGACTGCCCACCGGCTCAACGCCGCTGGAGACCTACAAGGAGCTCATCCGCCGCCACAAGGCCGGCGACGTGTCGTTCAGGAACGTCATCACGTTCAACATGGACGAGTACGTCGGACTTCCGGAGGAGCACCCCGAGAGCTACCACTCGTTCATGTGGAACAACTTCTTCAAACACATCGACATCCTGCCCGAGAACGTCAATATCCTCAACGGCAACGCCGAGGATCTGGTCAAGGAGTGCGCCGACTACGAGGCGCGCATCGTCGAGGCCGGCGGCATCGACCTGTTCATGGGCGGCGTCGGCGAAGACGGGCACATCGCCTTCAACGAACCCTTCTCGTCGCTCAACTCGCGCACGCGCGTCAAGACCCTGACGCAGGACACGATCCAGGTGAACTCGCGCTTCTTCGGCGGCGACACGAACCTCGTGCCCAAGACGGCGCTGACGGTCGGCGTGGGCACGGTGCTCGCGGCCAAGAAGGTGCTCATCCTCGCCACGGGGCCCAAGAAGGCCCGCGCGGTGCGTCACGGCGTGGAGGGATCGTACAACCACCAGTGGACCATCTCGGCCCTGCAGGTGCATCCCAACGGCATCCTGATCTGCGACGAACCGGCCGCCGGGGAGCTGCGCGTGGCGACCTACCGCTACTTCAAGGACATCGAGAAGGAGAACCTGATCTGA
- a CDS encoding ROK family transcriptional regulator: protein MTSLTEFFNKHEDDTLKGISHKNSIIKRNIIAHMAVNGECTLSELTKELHISVPTITKLVQELVDENIVTDLGKVETPGGRRPNIFGLANSAIYFVGVNVGRDNMRFMVTDLQNNIIKEENDFTFELQDRPQCLERICTNIENFIASCGVERSKMLGLGVCMTGRVNPDTGRSYKYFTSNEQSLRDILEERIGLRVLIENDTRARCYAEYTCGKSKEESNVLYLHMGRGVAIGIVVDGKLYYGKSGFAGEFGHIPFFDNEIICSCGKKGCLETEVSGIAIEDKMRHMIEKGVNTILKKQYDEQRTVHIDDIINAAMNDDNLSIELIEEAGEKVGKAIAFLINTFNPETVIVGGNLAAAGDYLMLPLKSATNKYSLNLVYKDTKFRVSKMTESANAWGVAMLIRNKVIGI from the coding sequence ATGACATCATTGACCGAGTTCTTCAACAAACACGAAGACGACACCCTCAAGGGCATTTCGCATAAGAACAGCATCATCAAGCGCAACATCATCGCGCACATGGCCGTAAACGGCGAGTGCACGCTCTCGGAGCTGACCAAGGAGCTGCACATCAGCGTTCCGACGATCACCAAACTCGTGCAGGAGCTCGTGGACGAAAACATCGTCACGGACCTGGGCAAGGTCGAGACTCCGGGCGGACGCCGTCCCAACATCTTCGGCCTGGCCAACTCGGCGATCTACTTCGTCGGCGTGAACGTCGGCCGCGACAACATGCGCTTCATGGTCACCGACCTGCAAAACAACATCATCAAGGAGGAGAACGACTTCACCTTCGAGCTGCAGGACCGTCCGCAGTGCCTCGAGCGCATCTGCACGAACATCGAGAACTTCATCGCCTCGTGCGGCGTGGAGCGGAGCAAGATGCTCGGCCTGGGCGTCTGCATGACGGGGCGCGTGAATCCCGACACGGGCCGCAGCTACAAATACTTCACCTCCAACGAGCAGTCGCTGCGCGACATCCTCGAGGAGCGGATCGGCCTGCGCGTGCTGATCGAGAACGACACCCGCGCCCGCTGCTACGCGGAGTACACGTGTGGCAAATCGAAGGAGGAGAGCAACGTGCTGTACCTCCACATGGGCCGCGGCGTGGCCATCGGAATCGTCGTGGACGGCAAGCTCTACTACGGCAAGAGCGGCTTCGCCGGCGAGTTCGGCCACATCCCCTTCTTCGACAACGAGATCATCTGCTCGTGCGGCAAGAAGGGCTGCCTCGAAACCGAGGTGTCGGGTATCGCCATCGAGGACAAGATGCGCCACATGATCGAAAAGGGCGTGAACACCATCCTCAAGAAACAGTACGACGAACAGCGGACCGTGCACATCGACGACATCATCAACGCGGCGATGAACGACGACAACCTCTCGATCGAACTGATCGAGGAGGCGGGCGAAAAGGTCGGCAAGGCCATCGCGTTCCTCATCAACACGTTCAACCCCGAGACGGTCATCGTCGGCGGCAACCTCGCGGCGGCGGGCGACTACCTGATGCTCCCGCTCAAGTCGGCGACGAACAAATACTCGCTCAACCTGGTTTACAAGGACACCAAGTTCCGCGTTTCGAAGATGACCGAGAGCGCGAACGCGTGGGGCGTGGCCATGCTTATCCGCAACAAGGTAATCGGCATCTGA
- a CDS encoding carbohydrate-binding family 9-like protein has protein sequence MDIAKISGIRPGDWEVVDRAFASVEAQPIACCNWAETYPYAPDVQFRMFHTGDYLMLRFDVAERYTAARVTEDNGRVWTDSCVEFFIAPDTESYYNFETSCIGRLLLGYHRQGEKTVSAPAEALGSVIRHTSLPGTPFEEREGDNRWSVVLAIPPQALFRHALTDWSGAEARANLFKCGDDLSHPHFLSWRPIRTEKPNFHRPEFFDHIKFK, from the coding sequence ATGGATATCGCCAAAATATCGGGGATAAGGCCCGGCGACTGGGAGGTGGTGGACCGGGCCTTCGCATCGGTCGAGGCGCAGCCGATCGCCTGCTGCAACTGGGCCGAAACGTATCCCTACGCCCCCGACGTGCAGTTCCGCATGTTCCACACGGGCGACTACCTCATGCTGCGCTTCGACGTAGCCGAGCGTTACACCGCCGCACGGGTCACCGAGGACAACGGACGGGTCTGGACCGACTCGTGCGTGGAGTTCTTCATCGCTCCCGACACCGAAAGTTACTACAATTTCGAAACCTCGTGCATCGGACGCCTGCTCCTGGGGTACCACAGGCAGGGCGAAAAGACCGTCAGCGCCCCGGCCGAAGCGCTCGGAAGCGTGATACGCCACACCTCGCTGCCCGGCACGCCGTTCGAGGAGCGCGAAGGCGACAACCGCTGGTCGGTCGTGCTGGCCATTCCTCCGCAGGCGCTGTTCCGCCACGCCCTGACCGACTGGAGCGGCGCGGAGGCGCGCGCCAACCTCTTCAAGTGCGGCGACGACCTTTCGCACCCCCACTTCCTCTCGTGGCGCCCCATACGGACGGAAAAACCGAATTTCCACCGTCCGGAATTTTTCGATCATATCAAATTCAAATAA
- a CDS encoding GNAT family N-acetyltransferase — protein MNLEGRIVRLRAVEPEDAELLYAWENDTSVWSVSGTTEPFSRAQMERFIAAQLQGGDLFRTGQLRLIVETRAEARPVGIADLFEFDPLNRRAGLGILIHDADDRGRGYASDAVETLCGYARERLRLHQLWCNVGTDNAASLGLFRRTGFVPAGIKRQWLWTPEGYRDEMLMQKILE, from the coding sequence ATGAACCTCGAAGGCCGCATCGTCCGGCTCCGGGCCGTGGAACCGGAGGACGCGGAGCTGCTCTACGCATGGGAGAACGACACCTCCGTGTGGAGCGTGAGCGGCACGACCGAGCCCTTCTCGCGGGCCCAGATGGAGCGGTTCATCGCGGCGCAGTTGCAGGGCGGCGACCTCTTCCGCACGGGTCAGTTGCGGCTGATCGTCGAGACGCGCGCCGAAGCGCGCCCCGTAGGCATTGCGGACCTCTTCGAGTTCGATCCCCTCAACCGGCGCGCCGGTCTCGGAATCCTGATCCACGACGCGGACGACCGCGGCCGCGGGTATGCCTCCGACGCGGTGGAGACGCTCTGCGGATACGCCCGCGAACGGCTGCGGCTGCACCAGTTGTGGTGCAACGTGGGAACGGACAATGCGGCCAGTCTCGGACTGTTCCGCCGCACGGGATTCGTCCCCGCAGGCATCAAACGCCAATGGCTGTGGACGCCGGAAGGCTACCGCGACGAAATGCTGATGCAAAAGATTCTGGAATAG
- a CDS encoding phosphotransferase enzyme family protein: MKTELQAIAARFALEGPVVAIDTLGEGFINDTFIVRTGGDAPDYILQRKNKAVFPDIPAMMENIRKVTEHIRRRVAAEGGDPKREAMTVVPTLDGRLCHLDPQGEYWAVTVFIDDTVTYNKADSPELARKGGEGIGRFQSQLADFTEPLAETIPGFHNIRHRFAQWDEALARDAAGRKKDLAAEIGWIEARRDEMLAFWEKVEQGVIPTRVTHNDTKINNILFDRTGRVLCAIDLDTVMNSPSLNDFGDAIRSYCNTGDEDDRDPGRVGLSPDMFAAYTDGYLSQRARELCAAETDHLAFSARYITYEQVLRFLMDYIDGDIYYKTKYADHNLVRTRAQYRLLQSMEEQYPAMCRIVEETAAKYR; encoded by the coding sequence ATGAAGACCGAATTACAGGCCATAGCGGCCCGCTTTGCATTGGAAGGGCCTGTCGTCGCCATCGACACGCTGGGCGAAGGTTTCATCAACGACACGTTCATCGTCCGCACCGGCGGCGACGCCCCCGACTACATTCTACAACGCAAGAACAAGGCGGTTTTCCCCGACATACCGGCCATGATGGAGAACATCCGCAAGGTCACGGAACACATCCGCCGCCGTGTCGCGGCCGAAGGCGGCGACCCGAAGCGCGAGGCGATGACCGTCGTCCCGACGCTCGACGGACGGCTCTGCCACCTCGATCCGCAGGGCGAATACTGGGCCGTCACGGTCTTCATCGACGACACGGTGACCTACAACAAGGCCGATTCGCCGGAGCTGGCCCGCAAAGGCGGCGAAGGGATCGGCCGTTTTCAATCCCAGCTCGCGGACTTCACCGAACCGCTGGCCGAGACGATTCCGGGTTTCCACAACATCCGCCACCGCTTCGCGCAGTGGGACGAGGCGCTCGCCCGCGACGCCGCAGGCCGCAAAAAGGACCTCGCGGCCGAAATCGGCTGGATCGAGGCGCGCCGCGACGAGATGCTCGCTTTCTGGGAGAAGGTCGAACAAGGCGTGATTCCCACGCGCGTAACGCACAACGACACGAAGATCAACAACATCCTCTTCGACAGGACGGGCCGCGTATTGTGCGCCATCGACCTCGACACGGTGATGAACTCCCCCTCGCTCAACGACTTCGGTGACGCGATCCGCTCCTACTGCAACACGGGAGACGAAGACGACCGCGACCCGGGGCGCGTGGGGCTCTCGCCCGACATGTTCGCCGCCTACACCGACGGCTACCTTTCGCAGCGCGCCCGCGAACTTTGTGCCGCGGAGACAGACCATCTGGCCTTCTCGGCCCGTTATATCACCTACGAACAGGTCCTGCGCTTCCTGATGGACTACATCGACGGGGACATCTACTACAAGACCAAATACGCGGACCACAACCTCGTGCGCACACGGGCCCAGTACCGGCTGCTGCAAAGCATGGAAGAGCAATACCCCGCCATGTGCCGCATCGTGGAGGAGACGGCCGCCAAATACAGATAA
- a CDS encoding DUF5074 domain-containing protein → MKKSLLFALAATVFAACSDDNGSTTPPPPGASDKYQGGFYVYNEGSYGRTPASVNYYDKTTGEWSLNLYQENNEGEKLGNTGTVAVCSDDNVYFVSKETPWLVEVGLEDFLKKSALPDGALTGQAYGFALIDGKHGVLTTSEGAYSVSLDPLELGDAFFEGRGLGGDVAVKDGRVFLTASAGEGDVVKVYDASTLAFVKDLPAAAKTGFAEAGGMLWAAAGNKLFKINTTALTSEEVTLGDDLSVYYNQWAYTPTGLHASKKGDALYFVEGSSSGYDVYRFTIATGAAEKLFPAPEVDGTRYSVYGAGLNADPESDDLYLFYTADWGGHATIYVVDGTTGEQKKSFPYTDAEYWFPSMILFR, encoded by the coding sequence ATGAAAAAATCATTGCTTTTCGCACTCGCCGCGACGGTTTTCGCGGCCTGCTCTGACGACAACGGTTCGACGACACCGCCCCCCCCCGGCGCTTCCGACAAGTATCAGGGCGGATTCTACGTCTATAACGAAGGCTCTTACGGCCGGACCCCGGCGTCGGTGAACTACTACGATAAGACGACGGGCGAGTGGTCGCTCAATCTCTACCAGGAGAATAACGAGGGCGAGAAGCTGGGCAACACCGGCACGGTGGCCGTGTGCAGCGACGACAACGTTTACTTCGTGTCGAAGGAGACGCCCTGGCTGGTCGAGGTGGGGCTCGAGGACTTCCTGAAGAAATCGGCGCTGCCCGACGGCGCGCTGACCGGCCAGGCCTACGGATTTGCGCTGATCGACGGCAAGCACGGCGTGCTGACCACCTCCGAGGGCGCCTATTCCGTATCGCTCGATCCGCTGGAGCTGGGCGACGCCTTCTTCGAGGGGCGCGGTTTGGGGGGCGACGTCGCCGTGAAGGACGGGCGTGTTTTCCTCACCGCTTCGGCCGGCGAGGGGGATGTCGTGAAGGTTTACGACGCCTCGACCCTCGCCTTCGTGAAGGACCTTCCTGCCGCCGCGAAGACGGGTTTCGCCGAGGCAGGAGGCATGCTGTGGGCCGCTGCCGGGAACAAACTCTTCAAGATCAACACGACGGCTCTGACTTCGGAGGAGGTGACGCTCGGCGACGACCTCTCGGTTTACTACAACCAGTGGGCCTATACGCCGACCGGATTGCACGCTTCGAAGAAGGGTGATGCGCTCTATTTCGTCGAGGGCAGTTCTTCGGGTTACGACGTCTATCGGTTCACGATCGCCACGGGCGCTGCGGAGAAGCTCTTCCCGGCTCCGGAGGTGGACGGGACTCGCTATTCCGTTTACGGTGCGGGGCTGAATGCCGATCCCGAAAGCGACGATCTCTACCTGTTCTATACCGCCGACTGGGGCGGTCATGCGACCATCTATGTCGTGGACGGGACCACGGGCGAGCAGAAGAAGTCGTTCCCCTACACGGATGCCGAATACTGGTTCCCCTCGATGATCCTCTTCCGGTAG
- the fabD gene encoding ACP S-malonyltransferase: MKHAYVFPGQGAQAVGMGKDLYDNVPAARELFEKANEILGFRITDIMFAGTDEELRQTRVTQPAVFLHSVIMAKALGVEPDAVAGHSLGEFSALVVAGALSFEDGLKLVSKRAMAMQAACEAQPGTMAAILGLDDKTVEEICASIDGVVVAANYNCPGQLVISGAVEAVDAACEKAKAAGARRALRLPVGGAFHSPLMEPAKQELEKAIDDAPFRTPTCPIYQNVDAKPYTDPAAIKANLIAQLTAPVRWTYIVKNMLADGVGEFTELGPGTVLQGLIRKVDAQATVESKSTL; encoded by the coding sequence ATGAAGCACGCATACGTTTTCCCCGGCCAGGGGGCTCAGGCCGTCGGCATGGGCAAAGATCTCTACGACAACGTTCCCGCTGCCCGGGAGCTGTTCGAGAAGGCCAATGAAATCCTCGGATTCCGCATCACGGACATCATGTTCGCCGGCACGGACGAGGAGCTCAGGCAGACCCGCGTGACGCAGCCCGCCGTATTCCTCCACTCGGTCATCATGGCCAAGGCGCTCGGCGTCGAACCCGATGCCGTGGCCGGTCACTCGCTCGGCGAGTTCTCGGCGCTGGTGGTGGCCGGGGCCCTCTCGTTCGAAGACGGTCTGAAACTCGTTTCGAAACGAGCGATGGCCATGCAGGCCGCCTGCGAGGCGCAGCCCGGCACGATGGCCGCCATCCTCGGACTGGACGACAAGACCGTGGAGGAGATCTGCGCGTCGATCGACGGCGTGGTGGTCGCCGCCAACTACAACTGCCCGGGGCAGCTCGTCATTTCGGGCGCCGTGGAGGCCGTGGATGCGGCCTGCGAAAAGGCCAAGGCCGCAGGCGCGCGCCGTGCGCTGCGTCTGCCCGTGGGCGGTGCGTTCCACTCGCCGCTGATGGAGCCGGCCAAGCAGGAGCTGGAAAAGGCGATTGACGACGCTCCCTTCCGGACTCCGACATGCCCGATCTACCAGAACGTGGATGCCAAACCCTATACCGACCCGGCAGCCATCAAGGCGAACCTCATCGCCCAACTGACGGCTCCCGTCCGCTGGACCTACATCGTGAAGAACATGCTCGCGGACGGCGTCGGAGAGTTCACCGAACTCGGCCCCGGCACGGTGCTCCAGGGCCTGATCCGCAAGGTGGACGCCCAGGCGACGGTCGAGTCGAAATCGACGTTGTAA